The genomic window TAAGGCTTTTGAACCATGTCCTAAGGGGTGAGTTTCACGCACCGGGCATAAGGCTTTTGATGGAAAGGGCGGGCATAAGGGATGAAGTAAGCTCAAGGGACATAGCCTTTTCTTTGGCACCTCGCTTAAACGCTCCTGGTAGGGTTGCCAAGCCCTATGTTGCTCTCAAACTACTTCTTGAAAAAGATGAAGATAAGGCGAGAATGCTCGTAGAAAGGATAGACAAGCTAAACCAACAGAGAAGACAGCTAAGCCATTTAGCCTTGGAGAAGGCTATGGAGCAGGCTATTGTTCAAAAAGAGAAGAGCGTCATTATAGTGAAACTTGAGGACTGGGCTGGTGGCGTTGCGGGCATAGTGGCAGGAAGGCTCGCAAACATGTTTACAAAACCCACAGTGGTAATATCCGTAGGCAAAGAATATTCAAGTGCATCTGTTAGAGGAACAGAGGGTATGGACGTGCATTCTGTCCTAAAAAAACTGTCCTATCTCTTCATAAAATGGGGTGGACATTCTACCGCAGCAGGCTTCACCATAAGGACAGAAGACATACCTCACTTTGAAAGCCTTGCAAGGCTTCTTTTCTCAGAGATTACCTCAGAGGAGGGTAAGCTATACATAGACATGGACCTTCCCTTGGGCTATGTGAACCAAGAGCTTTTTGACGCTATAAGAGACCTTGAGCCTTACGGTGAAGGCTTCCCAGAACCCCTCTTTATGTCAGAACCTTTGAACCTTAAGCCTATAGGCGATAACGGAGAGAGATTGATCTTGAAGTCGGACCGCTTTAACCTAATCTCTTGGGATAGCACTATAAACAAAAAGGTCTACGCCCTTACTTCAAGACCCAGAAGAGTAGTCTATCAGCTAGACAGGAGAAGACCCAATACACTTCTGCTTGTGGATGTGGAGGCTTAGATGGCTCTTGGAAGAGGTCATGATTTTGTAAATCTCCTTGCACTTCCTGCTTGCCTATACTTTGTCCCAAGGGAGTTCTTTCTTCCCTTTGTGGGAGGCTACCTTGTGGGGACTTTTCTTCTTTCTCCAGACCTTGACCTTCCTCGCTCAAAACCCTCCAAGAGATGGAAGACACTGAGATTTATATGGAAACCCTACCAAGCTCTTTCAAAGCACAGAGGGACATCTCATGTTCCAATTCTTGGAACTTTTCTTAGGCTTACATACTTCTTGTTGGTGGTTATGTTTTTCTACTTTGTCCTACTTGGTGTCTCCTCTAAGTATATGCCTGAGATTAAAGAGCTTCTCCTTAGCTTTGACCCCTTTGAACTTTTCTCAAAGCTCGCCAAAAGGGAAGAGGTCTTCTACTTTGCCCTTGGCGTGGTTCTTTCTGAGGTTTTTCATGTTTCCCTTGACCTTTTGACCAGCAGGCTTAAAAGGTTTAAAATATAGATGTGAGACTTCTAATACTTGCCTCTGAATCAAAGAGGAGGGTTCAGATACTTAGTATGCTTGGCTTTAAGTTTTTGGTAGTACCTTCTTATTTGGAGGAGAAACATCATAACAAACCCATACTCACCGCAAGAAGGCTTGCCTTCAAGAAGGCTTTTACCGTTTGGAAGGACTACAAGTTTGCCACCGTTTTAGGAGCGGATACCATAGTGGTCCTCGGGAGGGAGGTCCTTGGAAAGCCAAAGGACAAAGAGGAGGCCATAGGAATGCTTCGCAAGCTCTCCGGAAAGTGGCACAGGGTTATAACGGGTGTTTCTATCATATCTCCAAAGGGGAGGTATACCTTCCATGATACCGCATGGGTAAAATTTAGAGCTATGAGTTTGAAGGATATTGAAGAGTACGTAGAAACAGGAGAGCCTATGGATAAGGCAGGAGCCTATGCGGTTCAAGGCATGGGTGCAAGGTTTGTGGAAAGGATTAAGGGAGACTTTTACACAGTTATGGGTCTTCCTGCAAGCAAAACCTACGAGGTGCTTAAAAGTGTTTTGGATTAGCCTGTTTATAGTGTTTTTGTGTGGCTGTTCTGCAGTGGTAAGCAGGGAGGACAGCAAAATGGACATAGGCGGTGGAATGCAGATACAGATACAGCACAGGAGGTAAGCCATGCCATTAAAAACAGGTGATAGAGCAAAGCCCTTTGAGCTTCCCGACAAGGATGGGAACTTCTACTCCCTTGAGGACCTTCAGGGCTACAAGCTCCTTGTATTTTATAAGGTTACCTGCGGTGCCTGTCAGCTTACGTTACCCTTTGTAGAAAGGATCCATAGATTATACGGGGACAAGGTGGCTGTGCTGGGCATAGCCCAAGACCCAGAGCATGCGGTGGAAGATTTTGCCAAAACCTACAGGCTAAGTTTTCCACAGCTCATAGACCATCCTGACTACGGTGTCTCTGTGGACTACGATGTGCAGGTGGTGCCTACCATATTCCTGATAGACCCAGAGGGTTTCATAGAGTTTGTAAGCCACTCCTTTGTAAAGGCTGAGCTTCAGAGGCTCACAGAGAGGTTGGCTCGTATAGCCCAGGCACCCTTTGAGGACATCTTTGCAGGTCAACGCGTGCCTGAGCTAAAGCCTGGCTGAGGCTCAAGAAGTAGGCGTTAGGTTAACGCTATGAGCTGTGATAGGCTAAAAGAGGTGGAAGAGAGAATTCAAAGAGCCTGCGAGCACGCAGGGAGAAGGAGAGAGGAGGTTCTACTCCTTGGAGCCTCCAAGTCTGTGCCTTCAGAAAAACTTAGGAATTTCTTCCACTGTGGTCTTAGAGCCTTTGGAGAAAACCGCGTCCAAGAGTTTTTGAAAAAATACGAAGACCTAAGAGACCTGCCCGTAGACTGGCACTTCATAGGGAGGCTCCAGAGCAACAAGGTAAAATACATCATAGATAAAATAAGCCTTATACATTCCCTTGACAGGGAAAGCCTACTGGAAGAGATTCAAAACAGAGCGGGCAGGCTTGGAAAAGTTCAAGAGGTTCTCATAGAGGTCAATGTGGGCGGTGAGGAGACAAAGGGAGGCGTTGAGCCTGAAAATCTGAAGGAATTCTTTGAGAAATGCCTAAGGGCTAAAAATGTAAAACCTCTCGGGCTTATGTGCATACCCCCCTATAGAGAAAACCCCGAGGAGGTGCGACCCTACTTTGCACTTCTGAGAAGTTTAAGAGACCAGTTAGAGCAAGAGTTTGGTCTCAAACTGCCTCACCTCTCCATGGGCATGTCCTACGACTTTGAGATAGCGATAGAAGAGGGGGCAACTATCGTAAGAATTGGCACTCTACTCTTTGGAAGCCGGGTTTAAATAAACCTCCCTCACTGGGAAAGGTATCTTTATGCCCTCTTGCTCGTATCTTTTCTTTAGCCTCTTTATAAACTCATGCCTCAGAAGGTGCTGGCTTCCGAAGTCCTTTGCTCTAAGTATCACATTAAAGTTTATAAAAAAATCTCCAAAGGCAGTAAGACGTATCATTGGCTCAAAGTCTGGCACTCCACCTTCTACTTCTTTTTGCACCTCCCTTGCCACTTCAAGAGTAACCCTTTCTACCTTTTCTAAATCGCTGTCATAAGAAACACCAACAGGCACTATTACACTCATTTCTGGCTGAGGCATGTGGAAGTTTGTGATTATGGAAGTGGAAAGTTTAGAGTTCGGCACTATTATAAGGTTGTTTGCAGGCTGACGCAGAATTGTGTTTCTCCATGTTATGTCCTCTACAAAGCCTTCTTCACCACTTTGAAGCCTTATGTAGTCTCCTACCTTTATTTGCTTTGTTGCTAATATATGAAAGCCTGCAAAAAGGTTCTCAAGGGTATCCCTGAGAGCCAGAGCTACCGCCAAGCCACCCACACCAAGTGCAGTGAGAATAGGCGTTATGGCTACGCCGATCTTATCAAGGGCTATGAGCACTCCCACCACAAGAATAACAACACGAGAAACCTGAACCACAAGGGAAGTGGCAGGAAGGTCTTCTCTGTATCTGTTTATGTATAGTCTAAGAAAGCCACCTACCAGTCTTGATACGAAGAGCGCGAAGGAAATAATAAAAAGAACCCATAGGGCTTTATCCTTAACTAAGACGATACTCTTAGGTAGTTTTAGCTCCTCTGAAACCAGATATAAGGCGACCAGAAAGGACCAAAGGGTAGGTATATACCTAAGAGAGTCTATTAAAACCTTATCCCAACCCCAAGGGCTCTTTTCTGATAATTTTCTTAACTTATAAAACACAAACCTCTCTACAAAGAGACCCAACGAAGGAACGAGTATAAGTATTAAAAGAAGTACACCGTAGGTTTTTAAGAGGCTCATAGAGTAAATTTTAGATTAAAAGGCGGGCAGAGCCCGCCAAAAACTTTTAGATGTAGTTCCTTGCTATGATAATAAGCCCTGTGCCAACAAAGACTATAGCCCAAAGTATCACTATAAACACAGATACTTCACCAAGATGATGTTCTGTCTCGCTTGCCTGATATACTTCACCTTTTGGTGTTCTCCCTGCCTTATAAGCCATCCACCAAGCGTAGGCGTAGAGTATAAGACCTGTCAGAGTTGTTCCTAAGAAGAGCATTGGGCTAAGCCATTCAAGGTTCACCTTGTATTCGTATATGGAGTATCCAAAACGTACGGTAGAGGCGACCCTGAGGTATTCTCTAAAGACCGCTATAAGAAGAGTTGCCACCGTGCCAGCAACGAGAGAAGGAATTGCCATACCAATGGGGTTCTTTTGGGCTATGAATATAACACCCGCACAGAGCAGTAGTCCAAGGACAGAAAGCCATGCAAAGATGCTACCCTTCGCGTTCCAATCTGCTGGAACGGAGAATATGTAAAGCACATGGAAGACTATCCAGCCAGCACCACCCATGAGAGCAAGCTTTGCACCAAGTTTTGCAGAAAAGTTTACATAGTCCCTTTCAAACTCTGGTCTTTTTCCAAAATACCAAGCGTATAGCATCATAAAGACGCCAATAACGGAAATAGCAGGAAACACAAGAAAGGCAAGGTATCTGAATATGTTAAAGGCGTATATACCCCAACCAGTGTGGTTCATGGTGGTTCCGCCAGAGGTATACCACTCTACCCACTTTTCTGGATAGAGAGCCTGGTAGTTAACCACATGGATTATAAAGCCCACTAAGAGCAAGAAGATAACACCACCTATAGAAAAAAGGGTGGCAATCTGTGGTTTCATCCTTGTAAAGTATGCACCCCATATAAGATAGTAGCCGATAAGCAGGGAAACTATGAACATAATATACCAGCTTGCAGATAGGTTAGCGGATGCATACCAAAGTGGGTCGTAGATGACTTGATAAAACAGCAGAGGTGCTACTCCCAACACTATAGCCAAAGATACAGAGACCTTTGAAAGCTCAAGCATAGCCTTTGCAAGCCTTTGGTGGTTTGGGTCTTTTCTTGTAAAGCCGTATATGGCATAGAAAAGTCCACCTATGGAAGTCCAAACAAAGACTATGTGGAGAGCCCAGGTGAGCACTTGCAGTATTTGCATAACCACTGGGAAGAAAGGTGCACCTGCAGGGTCAGCCATGGCTTTTAGCATAGCGGATACATCCGCGAGGGACTGCCCTGCGAAGGCAAGCCTGCCACCAAGTAGCATGAGAGCCAATACACCGAGCAATAACCACCTTGTTAGGTTTTGATAGGCCACCATGCTCATGTCCACACCTCCTTATTTATGAGCTTGAATGCTGGAAGTTGGCACTTCTATCTTGGCGGAGACTCTGCCACCCTTTGAGACCATGTCCGCTATGTAGGCTGAAAGGGCTCGGAGCTCTTCGTCCTTACCCACAAAGTAGGGCATGTATGCGGGATGGGCTTGAGGAGTAAGGTAGTTGGAGAGGAAACCATAAACTGCATCCTCTGAAGTCATACCTTCAAACTTTTTGGCAAAGGGTCTGAGACCAGAAGCTCCTGTCACGTTGTGGCATCCAGAGCATTGGAGTATGGCTATCGCCTTTCCTGCCATTATCTTGTTTTCGGGTGTTATGGTCTTTAGACCCTCTGGCACGAAGGGGTTAACTTTGAGAAAGCCCTTTTCTTTAATGGTATCCACCTCAGACTTTATACCTTTGGCTGGCACGTCTCTGGCGATAATCTGGTTGACCCACACAAATTCACCAGCCACATAGGGCTTGCGGATGGTTTCCCTTATTTTCTCCTCTGGATATACACCCATGAAGAATATGAGTGCATATATGGGGTATGCGATATAGGGTCTTGCAACAGTTGGCTTTATGGAAGTGAGCACAAAGTGTGCAAGGAGGACAAGAAGTATGCCGAATATTAGAGCGTAATACCACTTTGGCACTATTCCAGCAAGCATTATGAGGCTTCTTTCTGGTAGTGTGGAAACATACCATCCGAAGAACATAGTCCCAAAGACAAGACCACCTATACCCCAGTAGGACATGGTCTTGACTATGCTCTTGTATACGTTCTCAGGCACGTCCTTTTTCATAAGGCTTGCAATAACTATGCCGATAGTGCCCGCTATAGCAAACATGAAGGAGCTTCTCATAAGAAGGTGTGGGAAGTAGTTCTTGTTATAAAAAGCGTCAAGGATGTTTCCTGTGGTAAACCACTTCTCATGACCCGGTGAGAGCATAAAGGAAAGGATGCCTACGATTATATACATGGTTGCCCAAGAGCCTATGGCAAAAGTCCAAGCAAGCCTTAGCCAACTCTTTTGGTCTATCCTGCCAAGGGTGTAATAGAGTATATAGACCAGCGTCACCTCAGCCACGAACCATATCCACTCTGCAGCCCAGACCCAAACGAAGTTGTGTATAAGGGCAGATATACCTCTGGGGTTTGCCACTGTGGCGGAGAACCATATGCCAGGACCGGTTATAGAACCAGAGACATAAGAAAATACCAAGAGTGCCAACAGATACCTTTTGATGTAGTCGTAGATCTGCGGGATGTTTTCTCTATAGGCTTTTGTGGCAAGGTATGCCAGCAAAATGGAGGCACCCACTGATGTGTGGGATGCCATGACGTGAATGGTGGCGATAATGGCGATGACCGTGGCACTGCCTATGGTAGGCACATACCACATGGGTTGAAAGCCAAGCACATCCATGTTCGCACCTCCTGTGCGGTTTTAACTTGAAGTTAACATTTAATATAACATGACTTTTATCATTGTCAAGGGTCTGAGGCTTTTTTGATAAGTTGTGCTTATAATTTCATAAAGGAGGCTTATGAATGAAGAAGGTTGTGATACTTGGTGGTGGTGTAGGTGGTGTGGAGTGTGCCATACATTTGAGAAAATACCACTTTGATGTAGAGCTGGTATCTGACAGGGACTTTTTGTATATCTACCCCACATCCATATGGCTACCCACGGGCGAGGCAAAGTTGGAAAATGTTAGTATTCCACTGAAGGATATTGCTAAGGCTCATGGCTTTAAGTTTGCAAAGGGTAAGGTGGTAAAGGTGGACGCAGAAGGCTTTGTCTTTGAAGATGGCAGGCAGGTGAGGGACTTTGACTATCTTGTGGTAGCCCTTGGACAGAGCAAGCTAAAACAGGAAGGAATAGAACACACCTACTCCATATGCTCCTCGCCAGAAGAAACTATGAAATACAAGGAGAAACTTTGGGAACTTCTGCGGAAAGGCTCAGGCAGGTTAGCCTTTGGTTTTGGAGGAAATCCCAAGGCAAAGGAAGCAGTAAGAGGTGGTCCAGTTTTTGAACTACTTTTTAACGTAGATACGCTCCTCAGAAGACGCGGCGTAAGGAATAACTTTGACCTTGCATTTTTTGCACCTATGCCAAGACCGGGGGAAAGACTTGGGGAGAAGGCTTTAAAGCTAATGGATTATATGTTTAAGAAGAGAAACATAAAGGTTTACACGGGCAAAAGGATAGTCAGGTTTCTACCCTATGGGATTGAGTTGGAAGATGGAACTCTTATAGAATCTAACCTTACTCTTTTTGTGTCCGGCGGAGATGGACACCCTGCTATAAAGGAAGGAAACCTACCAAAGACTGAGGCAGGATTTGTAAGGATAGACGGACATTGCAAGGTGGAGGGGTTGGAAAAGGTTTATGCCATAGGTGACTGTGCCAACATAGAAGGACCCGAGTGGAAAGCGAAACAGGGACATCTCACCGAGGCTATGGCACGCATATGTGCAAGACATATGGCATACAAGGAAGGGCTTACTACAAAAGAACCAGAAACATACCACGAGCATATAAATATTCTCTGCTTGATGGATACGGGAGATGGCGGAGCCTTGGCTTATAGGAGCAATAGTAGAGCTTTGCTGTTGCCCATGCCCTTGTTGGGACATTGGCTTAAGAAGGCTTGGGGAATTTATTACGGACTTTCAAAACTTGGCAAAATTCCACAGATTTTATAATAGGCTTTGTTGTGGAGAGGCGTGCAGGCATACTGCTCCACATAAGCTCTCTTCCCTCTGACTTTGGCATAGGAGACCTTGGACCCAACGCCTACAGGTTTGTAGACCTTTTGGTGGAATCTGGTCAAAGCCTTTGGCAGGTTTTACCCCTTAGCCCCACAGAGTTGGAGCATGGAAACTCACCCTACTACTCTTCTTCTCTCTTTGCAGGAAACCCTCTATTTATAAGCCCAGAACTTCTATACGAGGAAGGTCTGATAGACAGACGGACCCTTGAGAGCCTAAGGGTAGAGCCCTCCGATAGAGTAGACTACGAGAGGGTTTACGCCCTAAAGGCACATATGCTGGAAAAGGCTTTGGAAAACTTCAAGGAGAGCCAAGAGTTTTACCTTTTTTGCCAAGAGCAGGCATACTGGCTTGAGGACTATGTTAGATTTAACCTAATAAAGAAAAAACTTAAAAAGTCTTGGTGGGAATGGAAACAGTTGCCAGAGCTTTCAGAGAAGGAGGTTCTAAGAGAAAAGGTAGTCCAGTTTCTTTTCTTCAAGCAATGGAAGGCTTTAAGAACCTACGCCAACTCAAAGGGTGTGAGCCTTGTGGGAGACCTACCCATATACCCTGCACCAGACAGTGTGGATGTTTGGGCAAACAGAGAGATATTCAAGCTAAGAGAGGATGGACTTCCAGAGGTGGTGGCTGGCGTGCCACCCGACTACTTTTCAAAAACGGGACAGCTTTGGGGAAACCCCGTATACAGATGGGACAGGCTAAAGGAAAGGGCTTTTGACTGGTGGCTTTTGAGAATAAGGCATGCCCTTGAGCTTTTTGACTTTGTAAGGCTTGACCACTTTAGAGGCTTTTGTGCCTTTTATCAAGTTCCCTATGGAGAAAAGACCGCAGAAAGAGGCTGGTGGGAAAAAGCAGAGGGCTATAGTCTTTTTGAAACTATAAGAAAAGAGTTTCCACACATGCCTTTTATAGCGGAAGACCTTGGCACAATAGACCAAGAGGTTCATAGCCTAAGAGACCACTTTGGACTGCCGGGAATGAAAGTCTTAGCCTTTGCCTTCTTTGACAAAAACTCAGACCACCTGCCTCATAACCACACCTATAACTCTGTGGTCTACACCACCACCCATGACAACATGCCTATAAGAGGATGGTTCTTTGAGGAATTAAACGAGTGGCAGAGGGCAAGGGTTTTAGACTATCTTGGATACACACCTGAGAGCATAAGCCATGCACTTGTTAGACTTGCTTACATGTCTGTGGCAAAGTATTGCGTAATTGCTATGCAAGACCTACTTGAGCTCGGACAAGAGGCAAGGATGAACACTCCTGCCAAGCCAGAGAGCAACTGGGAGTGGAAGTTAAGGGAAATGCCAAATAGAGAGCTTTGGGAGTGGATTGGTTTGTTGTGCGAGCTATATGGGAGGGGTTAAAATTTCTACATTATGCTTGAAGAAATCCAAAACAAGCTAAAGGCTTTGGGCTATGGTGGTTTCTACACGTGGTATGACCCGCCGGGGACTTATTACGACTGGCATACGCATCCGGAGGATGAGGTAAGATATGTGCTGGAGGGTGAGATAACTATAGGGACTGAGGAAGGTGTGTATCATTTAAAGGCTGGGGATATGTTAGAGGTAAGGGCGGGCACGAGGCACTGGGCAAGAACCGAAAGGGGCGTGAAGTATATCTGTGGACGTAGAAGGGTGTTAAAATAAAAGGGGTGAAGGGATTTGTTGAAAGGGCTATAAGGGAAAGGATAAAGGAGCTGTACTCCTTAGAGCTTGACTCTTTTAGCCTTGAGCCACCAAGGGAAGAAGGCTACGGAGACTATGCCACCAACGTAGCCTTTTTGCTCTCCAAGTTTCTTAGGAAAAACCCACAGGAGATTGCTCAAGAGCTGGCGAGCAAGCTCTCAAACCACCTAATGACTGCAGAGGCGGTCAAGGGCTTTGTAAACATAAGGCTCAGCGAGGAGTTTGTGAGGGAAGAGTTCAAAGGGCTTCTCACAAAGGGGCAAGACTACTTCTTTGAGCCTGTGGAAAAGCCTATGTATATTCAAGTGGAGTTTGTAAGTGCCAACCCTACTGGTCCTTTACATGTGGGACATGGAAGGGGTGCGGTAGTAGGCGATGTGCTTTCAAAGGTTCTCCAAAGGTTTGGACACAAGGTCCTAAGGGAGTATTACATAAACGACGCAGGCAATCAGGTCTATATGCTTGGGCTTTCTGTCCTGCTTAGATACTACGAGCTTTTTGGAAAGGAAGACCCAGGGCTAAGGGAGGTCTTTGAAAGGGAGGGCTACAAGGGCAAATACATAAAAAGGCTCGCCAAAGACTTAAGGGCTTTTTACGGAGAGGAGCTTTTAGACCTTGAAAGGGAGAAGGCTATAGACCTTTGCAAAGAGTATGCTCACAGGAGACTTCTGGAGGATATTAAAGAGACCCTTGAGCTTTTGGCTGTGGCCTTTGATAGTTGGTTTAGCGAGAGAAGTCTTTATGAGAGGGGTCTTGTGGAGGAGGTTATGCAAAGGCTAAGGGAGAAGGGCCACCTATACGAAAGGGACGGTGCCTTGTGGTTCAAAAGCACAGATTTTGGAGATGACAAGGATAGGGTAGTTAGAAAATCCGATGGCTCTTGGACCTACTTTGCCTCAGACATAGCCTATCATTACCAAAAGTTCCAGCGAGGCTTTGACAGGGTTATAAACCTTTGGGGTGCGGACCATCACGGATACGAAAGAAGGCTTATAGGTGCTCTAAAAGCTCTTGATGTTCCAGAAGATTGGCTGAAGGTGGAGTTTGTCCAGATGGTTAGGCTCATGAGCGGTGGTCAAGAGGTGCGTATGTCCAAAAGGACTGGCGAGTTCATTACCCTGCAGGAGCTTATAGAAGAGGTGGGAAAGGATGCGGTAAGGTTTGTTTTTCTTACAAGGGACAGTGATACGCCTTTGGACTTTGACATAGACCTTGTAAAGAAAAACACCACAGAAAACCCCGTCTTTTATGTGCAGTATGCCCATGCAAGGATAAGGGGAGTCTTTAGAGAGGTCAAGGAAAGGTATGGCATAGACCCAGACAAGGAAGACCTAAGAGGATACCTGCATGGGCTGTCTGAAGAAGACCTTAAACTGATTAAAAGGTGTCTATATATGAAAGATACCTTTGAGGCGGTAGCCAAGACCTTCTCTCCTCACCTTATAACTTACTCGCTCCTTGAGCTTGCAAGGGAATTTCACCACTACTACAACCACCACAGAGTAATGGTAGAGGACAAAAACCTTATGCTCTTGAGACTTGCCCTCTTTAAGGGTGTGGAGATAACTCTAAGGACTGCTTTTGAATTGCTGGGAATAGAAGCTCCTGAGAGGATGTAGGTTTTCTCCCTTTGCTACACTTACCGCAAGTGTATAGAGTTGGTCGTTAGAGAGAAGAAGCTCCTGTCCGTTTATCTCCATGAAATATTCAAACACTACTACCGCAGTTCTCTTATTGCCGTCAACAAAAGGATGGTTTTGTATGAGTTTTGAAAAAAGATTAAAGCCAAGAGAAAAAAGGTCATTTTCACCCTCGTATTCCTTTTTATTAATCACGGAGGCTATCGCAGATTCTACGAGGTTTCTATCCCTTACTCCAAAAACTCCCTTATGCTCTTGCATTATGACCCTATTAATCTCCA from Hydrogenobacter sp. T-8 includes these protein-coding regions:
- the argS gene encoding arginine--tRNA ligase; translation: MKGFVERAIRERIKELYSLELDSFSLEPPREEGYGDYATNVAFLLSKFLRKNPQEIAQELASKLSNHLMTAEAVKGFVNIRLSEEFVREEFKGLLTKGQDYFFEPVEKPMYIQVEFVSANPTGPLHVGHGRGAVVGDVLSKVLQRFGHKVLREYYINDAGNQVYMLGLSVLLRYYELFGKEDPGLREVFEREGYKGKYIKRLAKDLRAFYGEELLDLEREKAIDLCKEYAHRRLLEDIKETLELLAVAFDSWFSERSLYERGLVEEVMQRLREKGHLYERDGALWFKSTDFGDDKDRVVRKSDGSWTYFASDIAYHYQKFQRGFDRVINLWGADHHGYERRLIGALKALDVPEDWLKVEFVQMVRLMSGGQEVRMSKRTGEFITLQELIEEVGKDAVRFVFLTRDSDTPLDFDIDLVKKNTTENPVFYVQYAHARIRGVFREVKERYGIDPDKEDLRGYLHGLSEEDLKLIKRCLYMKDTFEAVAKTFSPHLITYSLLELAREFHHYYNHHRVMVEDKNLMLLRLALFKGVEITLRTAFELLGIEAPERM
- a CDS encoding type II toxin-antitoxin system death-on-curing family toxin; protein product: MEFSPLFYKRVSNILERRKELLLKLSEKELILPTTEEVVEINRVIMQEHKGVFGVRDRNLVESAIASVINKKEYEGENDLFSLGFNLFSKLIQNHPFVDGNKRTAVVVFEYFMEINGQELLLSNDQLYTLAVSVAKGENLHPLRSFYSQQFKSSP